One region of Vibrio zhugei genomic DNA includes:
- a CDS encoding sulfurtransferase, which yields MSPLVSVDWLKSHLNDNDVVVLDASMAFKIPVEPEKDTVNVIAGARRFDYDEQFCDPDSPLPHMMPSEERFTRLAQDLGLNHHDTIVVYDNSGTFASPRAWWMLRAMGHQHVYVLDGGLTEWKQHNGVLTQTYTPAPRRGDFQAKLDTHAFVDAQTVFDRIGDTHTQLIDARGRERFSGSVKEPREGLRSGHIPSAQCLPFTELMDNHRLKSRAELMPIIDTLLTRDKHTIFSCGSGVTACIVLLAAYLCGYTNTSVYDGSWTEWGQRHDLPIECGIA from the coding sequence ATGTCACCTTTAGTGTCTGTTGATTGGCTTAAAAGCCATCTAAATGATAATGATGTGGTGGTTCTAGATGCCAGCATGGCCTTTAAAATCCCCGTTGAGCCAGAAAAAGATACCGTTAATGTTATCGCTGGAGCACGCCGTTTTGATTACGATGAGCAGTTCTGCGACCCCGATAGTCCTTTACCGCATATGATGCCGTCAGAAGAACGTTTTACGCGGTTAGCGCAAGACCTTGGGCTCAATCACCATGACACCATCGTCGTTTATGATAATAGCGGAACCTTTGCTTCGCCGCGCGCTTGGTGGATGTTACGGGCGATGGGCCATCAACACGTGTATGTACTGGATGGCGGCTTAACAGAGTGGAAACAACACAACGGCGTGTTAACTCAGACATACACTCCCGCGCCTAGACGAGGCGATTTTCAAGCGAAGCTGGACACTCACGCATTCGTCGATGCGCAAACCGTATTCGATCGGATTGGTGACACCCACACCCAGTTGATCGATGCGCGTGGCCGTGAGCGCTTTTCTGGTTCCGTCAAGGAGCCACGCGAGGGGTTACGGAGTGGACATATTCCATCCGCGCAGTGTTTGCCTTTTACCGAACTCATGGATAATCATAGGCTCAAATCACGAGCCGAGTTAATGCCGATCATCGATACGCTGCTCACACGTGATAAGCACACGATTTTTAGCTGTGGTTCTGGAGTCACCGCGTGTATTGTCTTACTGGCCGCCTACCTCTGCGGTTACACCAATACGTCGGTGTATGATGGTTCATGGACCGAGTGGGGGCAACGCCATGATTTGCCGATTGAATGTGGTATCGCTTAA
- a CDS encoding sugar-binding transcriptional regulator, with protein sequence MNSHKSEISLEDSDLLTEIAVAYYQDGATQEEISKKFSISRAKVGRLLKQARDEGIVEITVKYHPVFSAKIEQRLIERFGLKRALIALDQPSEKAQRHQVAGLVSNYLSQTLKNGMVVTVGQGRNVSSVAHHVGVITPRDCTFVCGIGGIHPRGSMFNADHICRQLAKKYGGTSETLYAPAYAENYEQKMVFMQNSTVKQTLDLARKADVALVGIGDMSENSYMVDLGWFTPNEVVQSRLQQGVVGDFAGHDFFDVRGRIAKTGMSDRVIGMSIEEFRPIADVIAIASENSKPLALLGALRTGAVDVVATSVSNALTVLNLDEQMQTAQVNYPE encoded by the coding sequence ATGAATAGCCATAAATCCGAGATCTCCCTCGAAGACAGCGATCTCTTGACAGAAATTGCCGTTGCCTACTACCAAGATGGCGCAACGCAAGAAGAAATTTCAAAAAAATTCTCGATTTCCCGGGCGAAGGTCGGTCGCTTACTCAAGCAAGCTCGAGACGAAGGCATTGTCGAGATTACGGTGAAATATCATCCTGTATTTAGCGCGAAAATTGAACAACGCTTGATTGAACGCTTCGGGCTGAAACGTGCACTGATTGCGTTGGATCAACCCAGTGAAAAGGCGCAGCGTCACCAAGTGGCGGGTCTGGTGTCGAATTATCTTTCGCAAACATTAAAAAATGGCATGGTAGTGACGGTTGGGCAGGGCAGAAACGTCTCTTCTGTCGCCCATCATGTTGGGGTGATTACCCCGCGAGATTGTACTTTCGTTTGTGGGATCGGTGGGATACATCCGCGAGGCAGCATGTTTAATGCGGATCATATTTGTCGTCAGTTGGCGAAAAAATACGGTGGAACCTCTGAAACACTCTATGCGCCAGCTTATGCCGAGAATTATGAGCAGAAAATGGTATTCATGCAAAATAGTACCGTCAAACAAACCCTCGATTTGGCACGTAAGGCAGATGTTGCGCTCGTTGGTATCGGCGATATGAGTGAAAACAGTTACATGGTGGATTTAGGTTGGTTTACACCCAATGAGGTGGTGCAATCTCGTTTGCAACAAGGGGTGGTGGGCGATTTTGCCGGTCATGACTTTTTTGACGTTCGCGGGCGCATTGCGAAAACGGGGATGAGCGACCGTGTGATTGGAATGAGTATTGAAGAGTTTCGCCCAATCGCTGATGTCATCGCGATTGCATCGGAAAACAGCAAACCGTTGGCATTACTCGGCGCGTTACGCACTGGAGCGGTGGATGTGGTCGCGACAAGTGTGAGCAATGCGCTCACCGTACTGAACTTAGATGAGCAAATGCAAACGGCGCAGGTGAACTACCCAGAGTAA
- the idi gene encoding isopentenyl-diphosphate Delta-isomerase, producing MTSSTEHVVLLNNDFQPMGTADKATIHNENTPLHLAFSCYLWNTRGQVLVTRRSLDKIAWPGVWTNSFCGHPLPNEEFSDAVQRRAQYELGATATDIQCICPDFQYLARDDNGIVENEFCPVFQARLTSPLAPRASEVADYAWVDFDDLLVSVQNTPFAFSPWMCEQLANSGLVTHIKQGFRA from the coding sequence ATGACATCATCCACTGAACACGTTGTGTTGCTCAATAATGACTTTCAACCGATGGGGACTGCAGACAAAGCGACGATCCACAATGAAAACACGCCACTCCATCTGGCTTTTTCCTGCTATTTATGGAATACACGTGGGCAGGTGCTGGTCACCCGCCGTTCACTAGATAAAATCGCTTGGCCTGGCGTTTGGACAAATTCGTTTTGTGGACACCCCTTGCCAAATGAAGAGTTCAGCGACGCAGTTCAACGCCGCGCCCAATATGAGCTCGGCGCGACAGCCACTGACATTCAATGCATTTGTCCTGATTTCCAATACCTTGCCCGAGATGATAATGGTATTGTTGAGAATGAATTTTGCCCAGTATTTCAAGCCCGTTTAACCTCACCTCTGGCCCCCAGAGCCAGTGAAGTGGCCGATTATGCCTGGGTAGACTTTGATGATTTGCTTGTCAGTGTGCAAAACACCCCTTTTGCATTCAGCCCGTGGATGTGTGAGCAATTGGCCAATAGCGGATTAGTGACGCATATCAAGCAAGGTTTCCGCGCCTGA
- the moeB gene encoding molybdopterin-synthase adenylyltransferase MoeB, with translation MSESLDTLSDAEMLRYNRQIILKHFDFDGQEALKDSRVLIIGAGGLGCASSQYLATAGVGQITLVDFDRVELSNLQRQVLHHDADIGRYKVDSAVDSLKQLNPYCEVEGIARQLDDDALNDLIAQHTLVIDATDNITTRNQLNQLCFAQKVPLISGAAIRMEGHVSVFTYQDADDPCYACLSALFGENTLTCVESGIMAPVVGIIGAVQAMEAIKVIATVGQPLSSRLLMLDAMSMSWRTMALMKNPQCPVCGSATHRQEVSQE, from the coding sequence ATGAGTGAATCACTAGACACACTGTCTGATGCCGAGATGCTGCGGTATAATAGACAGATTATTTTAAAGCACTTCGATTTTGACGGGCAAGAAGCGTTGAAAGACAGTCGCGTTCTGATCATTGGAGCCGGTGGATTAGGATGTGCGAGCAGCCAATATTTAGCCACCGCAGGCGTCGGTCAGATCACGCTGGTGGATTTTGATCGTGTCGAGCTTTCAAACCTGCAGCGTCAGGTATTACATCATGATGCTGACATCGGTCGCTATAAAGTGGACTCTGCCGTCGACTCACTCAAGCAGTTAAATCCATACTGTGAGGTTGAGGGGATTGCCCGTCAGCTTGATGATGATGCCCTCAATGACCTCATCGCACAGCACACCCTCGTGATTGATGCCACGGACAATATCACAACACGTAATCAACTCAATCAGCTATGCTTTGCCCAGAAAGTCCCATTGATTTCTGGTGCTGCGATTCGTATGGAAGGTCATGTCAGTGTCTTTACTTATCAAGATGCCGATGACCCCTGCTATGCCTGTCTCAGTGCCCTATTTGGCGAGAACACACTGACTTGTGTTGAATCGGGCATCATGGCTCCTGTGGTCGGGATCATCGGGGCGGTGCAAGCGATGGAAGCCATCAAAGTCATTGCGACGGTCGGCCAGCCGTTATCCAGTCGGTTATTGATGCTAGATGCAATGTCAATGAGTTGGCGTACCATGGCATTGATGAAAAATCCCCAATGCCCGGTATGTGGATCAGCGACTCATCGCCAAGAGGTTTCTCAGGAATAA
- the tal gene encoding transaldolase produces the protein MSNKLEQLRKMTTVVADTGEIEAIKKYKPEDATTNPSLILKAAQIPAYAPLIEQSIEAAKKLSNDTDEQVDKACDMLAVNIGKEILKTIPGRISTEVNARLSYNTEASVEKARELIKLYNDAGISNDRILIKLASTWEGIRAAEILEKEGINCNLTLLFSFAQARACAEAGAYLISPFVGRIMDWYKAKEGRSFEAQEDPGVQSVTKIYEYYKEHGYDTVVMGASFRNIGEILELAGCDRLTISPQLLQELEDSEGEVVEKLVDSKGTKATPEKMTHSEFLWEHNQDPMAVEKLAEGIRNFAVDQGKLEAMIKEQL, from the coding sequence ATGAGCAATAAATTAGAGCAACTACGTAAAATGACTACTGTTGTCGCAGACACAGGTGAGATCGAAGCGATCAAAAAATACAAACCTGAAGATGCTACAACCAACCCATCTCTGATTCTTAAAGCCGCTCAAATCCCTGCCTATGCCCCACTGATTGAACAATCTATCGAAGCTGCAAAAAAACTCAGCAACGATACTGATGAACAAGTGGATAAAGCCTGTGACATGCTTGCTGTGAATATCGGTAAAGAAATCCTAAAAACCATTCCTGGTCGTATTTCTACTGAAGTTAACGCACGCCTTTCTTACAACACAGAAGCGAGTGTTGAGAAAGCACGTGAGCTGATTAAATTGTACAACGATGCGGGTATTTCAAATGACCGTATCTTGATTAAACTGGCGTCTACTTGGGAAGGCATCCGTGCAGCGGAAATTCTAGAGAAAGAAGGCATCAACTGTAACCTGACTCTCCTATTCTCATTTGCACAAGCACGTGCCTGTGCAGAAGCGGGCGCATACCTAATTTCTCCTTTCGTTGGTCGTATTATGGACTGGTACAAAGCGAAAGAAGGCCGTTCATTCGAAGCACAAGAAGATCCAGGCGTGCAATCTGTGACTAAGATTTACGAATACTACAAAGAACACGGTTACGATACGGTTGTGATGGGCGCAAGCTTCCGTAATATCGGTGAAATTTTGGAACTCGCAGGGTGTGATCGCCTCACTATTAGTCCTCAGTTACTTCAAGAACTTGAAGACTCGGAAGGCGAAGTCGTTGAAAAATTGGTAGACTCTAAAGGCACAAAAGCTACGCCAGAGAAAATGACACACTCTGAGTTCTTGTGGGAACACAACCAAGATCCAATGGCGGTTGAGAAACTGGCTGAAGGTATACGCAACTTTGCTGTTGACCAAGGCAAACTTGAAGCAATGATCAAAGAACAACTTTAA